TATGAAGGGTATTTCTCACTATTCTTGGTCTTACTGTCACCTCTACTCTTTTTTTTAGATAATGAAGTCAGACTCCCTCTGTGTGGGTGTTGTAACTCGGGTTTCTCTGTTTTGACAGCTGAGCTGGCTCAGGTGCTTTTTAGCGCCTGTGAATGagagtcagtatttgacgaccttgGAATGAGACTGAACAATCAACTCTCTCTTGAATGGCTCACTGCACGGTTAACATTTCTTACTGTCCTAAAAATTGGCTGTGAAGAGGTCCCTTCCTAATATGATTCATTACAGGTGATGGACAAAGTCTTCTTTCAGTGTTCGACTCACCACTTTAGGCCGAACTCGAAGTGGAACGActtctgtattttcatttttcatgtactACTGATCCTCTTCTTGGATTCTTAACTACAGAAACACTTAAATTAACTACTGATTTATCATCTTTCTTACAGTTCAGCTGACACTAATATGAGGGCTGTTTGAGTCAAACTAAACATCAATCCATCAACACTGCCGCTCACTCCACACTCACCAACCGCCTCACTGAAATCAAATCCTGGATGCAATCTAACTTCCTCCAACTAAACTGCGACAAATCGGACATGGTCATCATCGGCCCCAAACCCCTCATCAAAACCACTCACAACTTCTGCCTCACTGTAGACAActccaccctctctccctccccacacagTCGCAACCTCCGAGTCATCTTTGACAACAACCTCTCCTTTCAACAACACATAAATCAAATCACCAGAactgccttcttccacctcAAAAACATAGCCCGTCTCCGCCCAtcacaatcagaatcagaaatactttaatgatcccagaggggaaattgcttgtgttacagatgctcccattcaaaagtcttagaaaacaagcagaaaaataataactataaactataaataaGCAAGaacactctccttctctgctgcagaaaccctgaTCCACGCCTTCATCACTTCCAGActtgactactgcaacagcatcctctacgGCACCTCATCCAAACTCCTAAATAAACTCCAATACgtccagaactctgctgctcgcCTGCTCACCCTCACCGCTGACCACATCACCCCCGTCCTCCAGAAACTCCACAGGCTCCCTGTCGCACAAttcaaaatcctcctcctcgctcACAAAGCCCTCCACAACTAGGCCCCCCCTCCCACCTCGCCGACCTGCTCCACCGCCACAACCCATCCCGTACCCTCCGCTCCTCCGACGCAAacctcctcactccaccacacAGGACCACGCAACCGAACCTGGGGCGACAGAGCCTGCTCAGTAGCTGCCCCCCTCCCCCTGAACCAAAACTCACCTTTTcaaaactgcttttaatgtgtaacttgtctctttttgtatttttagtgtgttgtttttattattcttaaaagtgtctttgtgtacctcaatatataaaatgtattattatcatACAAAGTTTTGTATTCCCTCATTGTGTTACCGTCCTtccacagcagctcagcagggaaacagacagagggggaactTCATACTTCTTCATACCGGCTGAACTTTAGAGTCGATGTTTGCACAGAGAACAGAGATCCCTTGAGTATTTCTGAAATACTGATCTCGAGGTAATTGGTTGTAAAAATATAGTGGTTTTGAATTTTTTCACCCGGttctagcatttatgaagtgcttttaaaatattcaaaaaatcaACAtggaattattattttaaggccatatcgctGTGCCCTATCCAAAAGTACATATTCGCATGTGAGTGTTCCTTAATGACAAAAAATTTATCAATATTAACCCCAACTCACttaattattgatatttataAACTGTACATTCATTATTGAGTTTCTTGCTTCAGAAAGACTGATGTTGCTCTTGAAAAAAGAGATCTGGTGCGTGATGATAAGGGGAAAATAGTCCTCAAACTCCCACCGAGATTAAATACTCACAGTCTGTGGGTTCATCTTCCCCGTCATCAAGGCCAACAAGTCTGTATCCGACATGGCAATGGTGCAATCTGCTTTCTTATCTTCAGGGCAGAGACACAGAAGCAACGCTTAATTactaaaacagaaacatacatctCAGGGATATTTATTCAATGACTTGCAGGCAGGGCACAAAATTAGTAACCAGCCATCTGCCAAATGCTGGAAGCTTCATTCAGCAGCCgacaaaacaaaatggtaaTCTATTGAGTTGCTGTTAAATCTGAACATTCATTTCACCGTTTGCCTGGTGGACAAATATGTTAATTTTGCACCCTGCATCGAGGCAATAGATGAAGCCAATATCTATATGACAAAAACAGTGTGTGCAGGCCTTGAACTTTAAACTGCATTTCCATCCATAGTAGAATATTAACATAATGACATGTCACTGGAGGTTACCACCGCCGGACgagacagcagagagcactGATACTGCTCTCTAGGCAGCTAATGTTCTCACCCGTGTCGTTGTGAACACAGCCGCTGCCGTTCTTCACGTCCACAAACCACGTTGCCTCCTGTCCATTCGGGCCGTCCTTCACCTTGAAGGCAAACACTCCCCCGATCTTTTTCACAAACTGCTCTCCTTCCTGCGCAAAGTACACAAAGGTTTGACACACAGTTGATTAAACACCACAGCAtctatattacatttaaattaagtttcaggatgccatatatatatatttttatatgctATTTTTAAGTTATGCTACAGAAATACCACCCTCTCATATGTGACTAACACTATACATGTTGTAGGAGACTTTTAGACTTTTTatgaacaacattttaaattcaaaatgtgaAGCTGTTTCAGGGTTTTCTCCATAAATCCAGAGATATTCAACACACAGTAAAGATGTGTTTAGGGGTTCATAGATACAAGAACCACATTAATGTGTTATTCTGTGCCTAAATAATGGCAGAAAATGTGCAAACagtaaaaaattaaatagaatTAAGGctatttcattgtttctttgtaTGTTAGTATGTTAAATTCTCCCTGCAGAAGGTATAATGTGGCCAAAGAGTTAGTAAATCAGCTGTGGGCTtcataaaacttgttttttttttaatcgatATCATGTATGAAAATGCATGAAATGATGATTGTGAGTTTCagaagtgagtttttcatataATTTCTGAACAGATTTATGAATTTTAATCCCTGATTACCATTGAAGCTACTGGAATAGTAAATTGTGCTaatttgtgtgatttgtttctACAAAACATGAGTGAACGTGGACCTATAATGAGAGCTGGAGACACGTCGGAGGGAGAGCcacgttcattcctatgaaagcttctcggtggtgcatgaagccaaaaaagatCAACTTCCAGGATAAGATTACTCAGATCTTCCGTTTTGTCCAGCTCATAGATCGTTTGAACTTGAGACTTCTGCTGGCAACGGCGGCTAACGTCAGGTTTGTCTCTGGCTACCTTGAAAGGGCATAACATCATTTAATTGCGCAGCTCTTTCatactttccaaatgttatcagactgaatggatcaaataattacctTGAAATAAATGACTTCACAGGGGTTGTGACACAGtttatccaccattttacagcacTTCGTTTACAATATAAGCTCATGGGAAGAAATCTTtatgggccccagtgcatcatggACGTTGTAATCACACGGTGTTGGCCACTATGTCATCCtagcttcaaagcctggtgctcaTCCTGGGGGCTAATGGttaatgtgttttcaggtatttagattttaattttttattttccaactcTGTAATTCTTAATCCCCACTTTAACTATCTCTAAAGGCCACCATATGTTAGTAATAGGAGGTCGTGTGAATGCAGAACTAAATGTTATAACTTCACAAAAGTTCACAAGGGTGCAAATAAAAGATCTTAAAGATACCAAAGGTACTCGGTAGAGATTTTGACCCCTAGTGATGCTTAGGAGCaatgtttttaatcagtgtACCCCCCTTTGCAATGGTTTATGAACTGTTTGTTAGACGTTGGGGTCACACACTATGTGTTTTGTCGAGAAACAGTGAATTTAAAGAGAAGCTTTGTTTACCACAGCTTTGTGCAGACTACAGAGGCAACATGTTTAAAGCTAAAGCTCTTCCTCAGGCTACACTAACTTATTGGCTTAAGTGTTTATGGAGATCACACCGCAGCTGAACATGCATCAATCGACAAAGAGTTACAGAGTCCAACCCTGATTCTGCCAAACAAATTAGGATCtaaatagaaacagaaaaatccaCTTCCCTCTCCACATTTAAATaatatggaaataaaaacagactctcTCGCTGAAGATGAGCTCCACATCGAAAACTTTGAAACAGTTGCATGAGATATTACTCTAAACCATGTGACCCCCCGCTGCCATTTTCTCACTGATGACAAATCCCATTCATTACACAGACAGCACAGCCTGCGAGCTTGAGATGAGTCTGATATGAATGAGGTCACGCAAAGTCaactgcttaaaaaaaaaaacccaacatttgGAGGAAACCATTTGTCTGATTGGGTCAACATAAGCTCGAAATGTGcaataaaatgaatgtttggAAATTGATCCCAGTGTGCCACCGTGAGGCTCGTCGACCcagaaacactgtgtgtgtcagcgtaAGTCACACAGGCCCGCGACTGACAACACTGCCTCCTGTTGTAAGTTATGTAATCACCTCCTGGAGCTTCTTGTTGATTTCCTGGAACACAGCATGAGCCTTGAACCCCTCCAGTCCGTCACTGGCACTGGTGTTCATGGCTTGAATCCTTGACATGGAGAAAACAGGAGAAAGTAAGGTCAGCTGTCAAAGAGATGTCTTATATTGTATATTTCTGTAAGCTATATTTGTCGGCACACTTATTGTTTTGTAAAGATCTCGCCACTAGAGCTCAGTGTGCAGTCAGCCTTATCTGTGTCATATTCTCACGTGTGAACTGGGGTAGACTGTCTCAGTATCTGCGATCTTTCTATCTGATCGCTGATAAAATAAGCTACTCTGGCTccgatgcagcatcctctcacacaatgtcgcgcccacaacactatctgactggtaacacgtcacaacTAGACGCCTGTAAACACTGAATcgtctgaatctgcaaagtaaatagTAACTAAAGACGGAGAGGACGTGCAATGTcgccaaaaatcaaaaatactcgagtaaagtacctgaaagtTGTGCTAAAGAACAGTTCTTGAGTTAATTCTGTCACTGGTTGTTTGAagttttgacacaaagatttttcatttttactgcaaatgaatatcaatcccaaatattgtttttcagcctccttgatttctaataatcaatATCGCTGCATCGGTCGACCCCTAATGTGAAAACCACCGAATATTAACtacagctgcaatgattaatcaaataatcagTTAGTTATCAATGTATTGAACTAATCGgtagctattttgataatttgacaATTCCACcatcttaaatgtgattattttccgATGTCTTCACTCctgtgtgacagtaaactgaatatctttttaaTCGTGGACATCAGATTGatatttttcacctttttttaatgaaccaaacaatataaaataatcCACAAATTAGCTGCCAATGAAAACACTGGTTAGCTGCAGCTCTTCCAGTCAGCTAATCTGAGATGACACACATATTATTAAACATAATCTTTGTGTCTTCACATGAAAACTTCCAGCTGAATCCAGGACGTCTCCATCTTTGAGCACCTGTgagctgaggagcagctgaacacacacaaacctgttGAGGAGGATGATGGCACCTCTTCATGCTGCTATAACTACACAATTACACGCTAATTGTGTTGTAAACAACGCagggttagcatgctagcagcTAATTTTACAGGGGCTTTGACATTTCTTAGCTAACTGGGTGAAATGTGAAACGACGGTCACCTCtatgaattattaaaaaacacGTCAGTGAACACGTCACGGGTTTAATTCACTGTACCAGGCTTTGTTTGTGTTCTTACCTTGGTTTCAGTACTTCAGGCATGTTGCTGTCACGCTGTCTGAACACAGTGCCTCAGGTTTTACACTGATGTAGCTCCGCTGCTGCTCGCTAActgcacttcctgtttcttcctGATGCGCCGAGATCATCGTCAGACTCGATGAGTCGAcgtcagagagcagagagtcGATCCTCCATCCAGATGATCCAGATGATCCAGATGTGACTGAAGCGCGTTTAATAGCATCTGTGTAACTGCGAGGAAAGTGCTTTGTAGTCAATGTTGTCAACTATTCCtctaaataaagaaatgaaaaaaggaaaatattacggaagccctaaagggagttgttatttcgagataataactcgagatctcgagaaaacgaatgaaattaactcgttatcacgggaaaacggaggaaataaaatgtatgaacgCATGTTTCCGTAAAATATTCCTacttagtaataataataataatcatcagtataatgataataataataataataaagataataactgtaataataaagataatcctcatcataattataattataataatagtaataataataataatccttataatgatattaataataatcataataaagataataactgtaataaagATAATCCTCatcataataattattattataataataatcacgataataataatggtcattataattatattaataataatcagaataaagataataataataataataataataataacaattttaaCAATcacaataatcataataatggtaataatagtaataaggATCAtgttaataatgataataataatcactgttactttaaaaatgcaatatattacgTATTTGTcacctttattttaaagtaatgtattacgttacaatattactgtctgtgtagagtaataaatgacattttacactactttttattactttttattattttcattcattcattatttggACAAACGCAGCCCGGTTGAACCAAAGCttgttggttagcatgctagatatctctgcaacacaacacacacggTTTTATCTTCACTTCCGgttaattttagttaattttgaatgttttaaacataaaatcccCAGCAccaggactgaaaaacactgaattttaaACAAAGATTCTCACGTATTGCACTGAAGAGGGAGTGATGAGCTGATCAAACGTCTGGACTCTGAGCCAAACAGGTGAATCACAGTAAGCATTTGTGTTAGTTTCTTTTTGTGTTATCGTAaagtattttgtgtgttttcatctgaaaatgaagaataaataCTTCCTATGCATTCTAACACAATATATTACACTGAGAGAGTGCTGCACCAAAAGGTTTGCATTGCTATCCATGTCCATCCAAATGTTGCCCATGGTCTTCTTCTCCGGCGAGTTAgtcaggaaaaacacagagaaaaacaatttcatGACCCATTTCATGTGTTCCAGGGCTGCACAGACATGAAATATGTGCAATCGTATGTCCATGTTAGACTTTGGTCAGTGCAGATAAGACATGTATACTGGGTCGCCCTGTGTAAGGGTCACCCTACAGGTGCACCTGGTCAGTTATCTAGTGCTCGATTAAATACATGAAGCCCAGTCCCAGCAGGTCACATCAttacaaacacaccaaacaatAGAAATCCATGGCAGTGACATGGTCTCATACACGTCGtggtataaatacacacaatgtTAGAAGACAGGTGGTTTGAaaggagtaaaataatccatctacatcaaactggaacgaccgtctgtgaacagaggaggtggtctACAAGAATCAACAATCAGCCACTGAGCAGGTAAAACAAGGTAGAAGACCTTTTCTCACTGcgactgaaaaaagttttagtTAGGCACGAATCCTAAGTGCTGTttcgtaggcaactggacttgaagagttctctccccagacagcttaacaaccattcacacctgggctcacctagcaccagaaacccacatgaaggccggttgggtcaatgactcacaagtggccctaacgactctgaaactcagagctcagcAGGAGTGGAGGAGAGTCCTCATCCTGTGGCCCTCCTCAGCCACGACTGTGAGCAGGAAGCACAAGAGGacggtgtttttttttatccctgtTTCTGCACGTTTCAAGTCCAAGCACTCATTCACACATTGATGTCAAATTTTAAGGTATCCTCCAGACTCACTGCCAAAGTCTCAGCGACTGTTTAACGTCACTATTTGAAGATACAGTAGCAGGTGAATCTTTGAGAATAACTGCAGGATCTCAAACAATCAGACAGAAACAGTTTAAAAGTGTAAAATGCTCCCGTCTATGCAATGCAAAGAGGACAGGTCAGCAGATGAAACTGTATCTTATGTGCAGCCTGACTGGTGGCAAACACCAGAAAATCTCATCAGTCTAATGGAAGCAGTGAACTATCACCCTCAATGCTTCTGTTGAGCAGAGAGGTCGGGGGGGGAGGAGGCCTCAGATTGTGGCAGGCAGAGGCTGGTGAGTGGGGGAGGGCTCGAGGCCGAGCGCCCGAATGACACTGGGCATGATCACTTTCTCACCCGTCACAAGTGATCGGCTCAATGCTTGACAAGCCACGGGAAGCCAGGCGGTGCTGTCCCGTTACAAGACTCTCGCTGGTGTGTTGGTctgtggtcagtgtgtgtgtgtgtgtgtgtgtgtgtgttgggggggggggggggggggtgttgaACTCAGACCACACAGCTTGGTGAACTAAAGGCCAGATGATAATCAGGAAaacactgccctctgctggccagAAGACCACATAATAACATGTTGGGCTCTGACATGTGCTATGTGAGCACTGAATAACCTATTGGTTACTGCAGAGCTCAAAGAAGCACATGATctttacataaaaataaatttaacCGAGGCACTAATTATACCTGTACAGAAGAATATTAGGGCCAGggatgaggggaaaaaatgagaggaggaagttttttttcattatgcacttcaagaaaaaagtcgAAATGTTGAGAATAATGTCAGCTCTTCTGGTCCCTCAAATCCAGTTCGGGGAGCGACTGACAGCTATGCGAGCTGCCCGAGCATCCGGTCTCTGCCATCACTACATCCTTTCGAATTCAGCTTGCGTGAATGCAGCCACCTCTTCCacgcttgtttgttttttccttctgaaCAGACAAAGTTTTCGGGCACAGTCTTTTCAAAGTCCTGATACTAACAACTCCACTGTGTttatgagctaaaagagaaataatttCTTTGTTACTAAAGTCCAGTTTCACCAGTTCATCTACATAAGGcattttgttgagctgtttgATGTCGTCTCACAAGGTCGACTTTAATCTTGAAATGTCAACTTTATTCTCGACATTACGACTTCTTTCTTGAAgtgcataatgaaaataaaaaaactccctcctgacattttttttctcacccctgGCCCTAATACGCCTCCGTATACATGTGAGGAAATAACCTACTCTATAAACTACTTCAAATCTAAGGGGTCATTATGTTTACTGTCAGTGAAGTGGCAGTGAAATTTTAGTTCAGTCAGACTCAATTAGAGGCCTTTAACACAGGGAGGAcatatggaggactgaaactgacaaaatcaaaataaattaagaaataCATACATTGCTCagtaaataatggaaaaaagaaaggatgCAGCGCCCCCTATCGGGATGTACCTGTTGTGTAGATTGTGGTAACAGTTTTAGTTTAGCCTCTCCATTTAGCCTCTCCATGACACTTTGGTCCTTAAAGCTGGtaaaacaaggtaaaacagtGCAAATTAGATGGTGTAACAAGTTCTCTGATTGGTTATTGTCATCTGCAGACGTATGACAGCGTGTTTAGCACGTGGCTATCTTGAATGTAATAACTTCTAGACtttacaaatgttattggaccgaatggctcaaagTATGACAgtaaaacgagtcatttcacggggttgtgacgctcaaacGTGTAACTACATCGCCACGTGATGCACTGCGACCCAAAAAGACTTGTTCCCACATTGTGAAAGAATGGTCTGTAAGGGGGGGAGGGACAAAATGGCTGACTCAGTGACTTGACCCTTAGTGGTACTCATTAAACTACAAAACACTTTGTGACTTTCGCTTTATTTCCTTCAAAACTCTGGCTCGTATTAaagtaccggcgacatttgtggtcaattttgagtcaatcggtcaagcggaaccctaaccctaaccctaaccctaaccctaactccagccttaagccagtctcatgaaacattgtctcttttcactaaaatattcaccaaaaatacaaatttcaccggaatccgatggggactgctgtgtctcgttcagccagtataggagcacatttgggagtgatttcgagtcaatcggtccaaagacctggaagctattgaaaaaatgggccacttttttctttaaaatattcaccaaaattacaaatttcaccggaatccgatggggactgctgtgtctcattcagcgagtagaggaccacattcgtgacgaatttcgagtcaatcggtcaaaagacgaccgtaaccctaaccctagctccataaccctaaccctaaccctaaccctaaccctaatgccagccttaaggcagtctcatgaaacattgtctcttttcactaaaatattcaccaaaaatacaaatttcaccggaatccgatggggactgctgtgtctcattcagcgagtagaggaccacattcgtgacgaatttcgagtcaatcggtcaaaagacgaccgtaaccctaaccctagctccataaccctaaccctaatgccagccttaaggcagtctcatgaaacattgtcacttttcactaaaatattcaccaaaaatacaaatttcaccggaatccgatggggactgctgtgtctcgttcagccagtataggagcacatttgggagtgatttcgagtcaatcagttcaaagacctggaagctattgaaaaaatgggccactttgttctttaaaatattcaccaaaaatacaaatttcaccagaatccgatggggactgctgtgtctcgttcagccagtataggagcacatttgggagcgatttcgagtcaatccgtccaaagacctggaagctattgaaaaaatgggccactttttactttaaaatattcaccaaaaatacaaatttcactggaatccgatggggactgctgtgtctcattcagcgagtacaggaccacattcgtgacgaatttcgagtcaatcggtcaaaagacgaccgtaaccctaaccctagctccataaccctaaccctaaccctaatgccagccttaaggcagtctcatgaaacattgtctcttttcactaaaatattcaccaaaaatacaaatttcaccggaatccgatggggactgctgtgtctcattcagcgagtagaggaccacattcgtgaagaatttcgagtcaatcggtcaaaagacgaccgtaaccctaaccctagctccataaccctaaccctaaccctaaccctaatgccagccttaaggcagtctcatgaaacattgtctcttttcactaaaatattcaccaaaaatacaaatttcaccggaatccgatggggactgctgtgtctcgttcagccagtataggagcacatttgggagcgatttcgagtcaatccgtccaaagacctggaagctattgaaaaaatgggccactttttactttaaaatattcaccaaaaatacaaatttcactggaatccgatggggactgctgtgtctcattcagcgagtagaggaccacattcgtgacgaatttcgagtcaatcggtcaaaagacgaccgtaaccctaaccctagctccataaccctaaccctaaccctaatgccagccttaaggcagtctcatgaaacattgtctcttttcactaaaatattcaccaaaaatacaaatttcaccggaatccgatggggactgctgtgtctcattcagcgagtagaggaccacattcgtgacgaatttcgagtcaatcggtcaaaagacgaccgtaaccctaaccctagctccataaccctaaccctaaccctaaccctaaccctaatgccagccttaaggcagtctcatgaaacattgtctcttttcactaaaatattcaccaaaaatacaaatttcaccggaatccgatggggactgctgtgactcgttcagccagtataggagcacatttgggagcgatttcgagtcaatcggttcaaagacctggaagctattgaaaaaatgggccacttttttctttaaaatattcaccaaaaatacaaatttcaccggaatccgatggggactgctgtgtctcattcagcgagtagaggaccacattcgtgacgaatttcgagtcaatcggtcaaaagacgaccgtaaccctaaccctagctccataaccctaaccctaaccctaaccctaatgccagccttaaggcagtctcatgaaacattgtctcttttcactaaaatattcaccaaaaatacaaatttcaccggaatccgatggggactgctgtgtctcgttcagccagtataggagcacatttgggagcgatttcgagtcaatcggttcaaagacctggaagctattgaaaaaatgggccacttttttctttaaaatattcaccaaaaatacaaatttcaccggaatccgatggggactgctgtgtctcgttcagccagtataggagcacatttgggagcgatttcgagtcaatcggtccaaagacctggaagctattgaaaaaatgggccacttttttctttaaaatattcaccaaaaatacaaatttcaccggaatccgatggggactgctgtgtctcattcagcgagtagaggaccacattcgtgacgaat
This window of the Pagrus major chromosome 11, Pma_NU_1.0 genome carries:
- the scp2b gene encoding sterol carrier protein 2b, translated to MPEVLKPRIQAMNTSASDGLEGFKAHAVFQEINKKLQEEGEQFVKKIGGVFAFKVKDGPNGQEATWFVDVKNGSGCVHNDTDKKADCTIAMSDTDLLALMTGKMNPQTAFFQGKLKITGNMGLAMKLQSLQLQPGKAKL